The sequence CTCGACAAAAGTTTCCATAGATTTCAAAGAACAAGCATTACATGTCCAAAGCCAAGACCACCGCACGCAAGAAACCCAGTGGCAAAGCGCCCTCCATCCTCTTCCACGCGGATGCATCGGATCCAGACATGCTGTATTTCAGCCGCTTCAGCGCATTCGATCCATATCTTGCCTTTTCGTATGGTGGGAAAAAGATCGGCCTTTCCAGCAGCATGGAATACGGCCGCATGAAGGGCGAGTCAGACTTCGACGAGGTGCTCCTTCTCCCGGAAATCCAGAAGGCCGCAGCCAAGCGCTTCAAGTTGGCCGAAGGGAAAAAACCGGATGATGTGCAGCTTGTCCGCCATCTTGCTGAGGCCTACGGGATCGGTGAGTTCCGCGTGAGCCCGCGCTTTCCCGCCGGGCTTGCCTTCCAGCTTGCGGATGCCGGACTGAAAATCTCGCCAGACATGGACGGCGGGCTTTTTCCCGAGCGTGTTGTGAAATCCGCCCCCGAAGTCGAGGCGCTGCGCAAGGGCAACGAGGCCAGCGCCGCCGGCTTCCGCGCTGTCAGAAAGGCTCTTGCAGAATCGATCATCAAGGGCGACACGCTCATCCATCAGGGCAGGGTTCTGACCTCGGAACGCTTGCGCGAACTCATCAGCCTGGCCGCCTTGGAAAAGGATGCCATTGCGCTCCACACCATCGCCGCAGGCGGCGACCAGGCCTGCGATTGCCACAATGCCGGCTCCGGGCCGATCCGTCCCAATGAACTCATCGTGGTGGACATTTTCCCGCGCCGCCCCGAGGACGGTTATTGGGGTGACATGACGCGGACTTTCCTCAAGGGCAAGGCCAGCGACGCGCAGAAGAAACTCGTCCGCACCGTGAAGAAAGCACACGAGCTTGGCATCGCGCTGTCCAAGCCCGGTGCCATCGGTGGCAAGGTGCAGGACGCGGTGCAGGATTTTTTCGCAAAGGAAGGTTACAAGTCCGTACGCGACACGGCGGAGCCGGAGGGCTTTTTCCACGGCCTCGGCCACGGCATCGGGCTTGAGGTGCACGAGCCCCCCTTCATGCGCCATGGAGCGGACTGGAAATTCAAGGCAGGCATGGTCGTCACGATCGAGCCGGGGCTCTATTACAAGGGGCTGGGCGGCTGCCGCATCGAGGACATGATCCACATCACCCCTGGCGGCAACGAGATGATCTCCAAGGCTCCTTATACCTGGGAGATCAAGTGATTCCCGTAGCCGGAACATCCGGGGCTCAACTCATGACGGCCAATGAATCGGCGTTCAGCCGGCAACCCAGAACCTTATCGGATCCCACTCGCCAAAAGTTGGAGAAATTGCATTTTGACTTATCCGGAAAGCATTTATAATGTAAATCCATGATGAACCTGCCTGAAGGCATTCGTTGTTCCTCCCGTCTGCATCCGGTCAGATATTGCAAATCCGGATTCGCGCTTGTCGTCACCCTCACCCTGCTTGTCCTGCTGTCCATCCTTGCGGTTGGGATGCTAAGCCTCTCCTCAATCAGCCTTCGCAATTCCGCCAACGGATCTTCCCAATCTCAGGCTCGTGCAAACGCCCGCCTTGCCCTGATGGTCGCCATCGGCGAATTGCAGGAGCAGTTGGGGCCCGACCAGCGCGTTTCCATGACCGCCGATCAGCGCATCGCGCCGGGTGGCGATGGCAGCGTAACATCCTCGGTGGCAGGGAACCGGCGCTGGACGGGAGTTTTCGACTCATGGCCCGCCACTTCCGCAACACGTCCGTCCCCGGTGTTCCGTTCCTGGCTCGTATCCGGGGATGAGTCGATGCGCAAGCTGCTTGCCTTACCCCAAACCGCTTTGTCCGGCACGGACGCCATCGAACTCGTCGGGGCCGGGACGGTTGGCACCGCCACCGACGGCCTGGTCAAGGCACCCCTTGTCAATGTCGGGCCTGGAGCGAACCATACCGGGCGCATGGCATGGTGGGTGGGTGACCAGGGCGTCAAGGCCGCCGTCTCCACCCAGGCCGCCTCGAAGGAGACGAGTCTTGCGGCGCTGCGCAACAATCTGCAGGGTGCGCCCCGGAACGCTTCCGAACTCGCAGGCACAGGTTCCTTGAAGCCGTTCGCCGGCCTCTCGACGGACGATGCCCGCACCCGGCACCTCACCAGCTGGCGCCAGGCGGCTTTCCTGGCAACGGATACGGAATCGCCCCGCCCGCTGTTCCACGATCTGACGGACGCTTCCTCCGGCCTTATGACAAACGTCCGCGCCGGCGGCTTCCGCAAGGATCTCTCGATGAAGCTGGAGAGCTTCACCGCAGCACCCGATTTGAGCGATCCATCGAATGTGTTGTACAATGTGCAGGGCGATGTCGGGATCAATTTCCAGGAACTCTGGTCCTACTACCATCTCTACAGGGAGCTGCGGTTCGGGGGAGGCGGGACTTTCACCACCGGGGGTAGCGTTCCCACCACCGCGCCCTATCTCAGGACTGCCGATTCGATCGACGGCGTCACACAGGACAATTGGGACAGATACAAGCAGCCGATCACCATCAGCTACCAGGTCGTTCTATCCTTCGAGATGTTTCCCGCCCCCGCCAACAGGCATCCGGGCAAGCAGGCGCTCTATGTGAACATGGATCCTGTCATCACCCTCTGGAATCCCCTGGATGTTGCGGTGGATGTCGCCCCGCACCAGGATCCGCAGGGCAGGACGAAGTGCTGGATGTATGTGTTCTGGGTGATCCCCTACGACATCAACGTGCAGGTCAACGGGGGCGGCTTGCGCAGGTGCTCCCTGATGCGGTCGGTTTACAACAAGGACTACGCCAACACCAATCTAGGGATCGACTACAACATGCTGCGCCTCAATGTCGGCGAGATGGAGAGAATCACCCTCAGGCCGGGTGAGGTGGTCAAGATTTCCCAGACGGGAAATACCTCTGCGGGCAACGGCGGATTCACGGGACTGAACGGAAGGAAAGGCTTCAATTACGGCGGCGGCACAAGGTTTCCGCTCATTGACGAGAACGGGCAGTATGTGCTCCTTGAGAATGTCGACCAGATCAGCTACAGCGCCTCGCCAAACAACCTCACCGGAGGCAAGGACGGGGCATCCGGAGGCAATATCGTCGACGGGTATTCTCAAAACAATTCCCGGCGCTGGTCGATGACCCATAACAGCGTGGTCATGGGCAGCCCATGGGGCTACAACACGCACATCGGCCAGGTTTCCGTGGATCATTGCTATGGCCAGCAGCGCTGGAAAGTCGGGGAGCCACTCAGAACCACCAATAACCCGCGGATGAACAAAACCCTGTCGAACTCCAGCCGAGTGTTCGCGAACGATGCGCGGTATGCCGAGACCTATCCGACCATTGGGGGGCTCCAGAACACCAGGGTGATCCCCGCGAACAGCATCGCCTCGCGCAAAGCTCCTTTCATGGTGCATTCCTACGACATCAAGACGGAATTGGAGAACAAGCGGGGCACCAGGATGTTGGCCCGTTTCAACCCGAAGGCGCACAACGTGGATTTCTACAATCTTCACGACGAGGAGCGGGACATGCTGCCCTACCAGCCGGGGATCACGGCGCTGACAAGCTGGCTCAATGCGCCCCTTGATGAAACCCAGAGCGGACAGGGTTTTTTCGGATCCAGCCTGGCATCCCAGTTCGGCTCCAATTTTGTGACGACGCACAGCGTCCCGAGGCAGCCCATCGTTTCCCTTGCGGCTTTCCAGGATTCCTTTGCGAACGGCTTCAACCGCCTGACGGAATCCACGGGCAGCGAGCACGCGATGGCGCGCCTGCCCATGCTTCCCCAGGTTTCCCACGCGATTGGGAACTCGCTGGCTCCGGCGATGATCGCGCCGGACAGGACGGAGGGCAATCTCGCCAACAACCCGCGCCCGCTGGCAGACCATTCCTACCTTGCGAACCGGGCGCTGTGGGACGACTGGTTCCTTTCCGGCATCAGCCCGCAACCGTCTCCCGCCTTTGCGCAGGCACGGGACCAGAAAACCGTGGCCACCGAGTTTCTCTCCGGCAAGAAGCCCCTGCCCGTGGCCCGCTACATGCCTGTTTTGGAGGGGCGGGACGCCTCCC comes from Akkermansiaceae bacterium and encodes:
- a CDS encoding aminopeptidase P family protein, encoding MSKAKTTARKKPSGKAPSILFHADASDPDMLYFSRFSAFDPYLAFSYGGKKIGLSSSMEYGRMKGESDFDEVLLLPEIQKAAAKRFKLAEGKKPDDVQLVRHLAEAYGIGEFRVSPRFPAGLAFQLADAGLKISPDMDGGLFPERVVKSAPEVEALRKGNEASAAGFRAVRKALAESIIKGDTLIHQGRVLTSERLRELISLAALEKDAIALHTIAAGGDQACDCHNAGSGPIRPNELIVVDIFPRRPEDGYWGDMTRTFLKGKASDAQKKLVRTVKKAHELGIALSKPGAIGGKVQDAVQDFFAKEGYKSVRDTAEPEGFFHGLGHGIGLEVHEPPFMRHGADWKFKAGMVVTIEPGLYYKGLGGCRIEDMIHITPGGNEMISKAPYTWEIK